A stretch of the Nerophis ophidion isolate RoL-2023_Sa linkage group LG27, RoL_Noph_v1.0, whole genome shotgun sequence genome encodes the following:
- the LOC133544271 gene encoding protein boule-like isoform X1: MADYCQNFSGAAPGISEIQVPSQDSFPEGIVIPNRIFIAGFDNNVSAEDLQRVFSQHGTVTEVKFKVDFTGLSRGYGFVTFQHKDEAVKALQDENGINVNDRKLTIAPAVLKYACSTKLKRQSLICPRNLHKNYNNVAYLQPHPNQPPPMMMPTPCDSCGYYRRYPYHYMIPYNCSEGGDFCLLTTRTQPSGLCALSHNKILQYVT; the protein is encoded by the exons ATGGCGGACTACTGCCAAAAC TTTTCAGGTGCAGCTCCAGGTATCAGTGAGATCCAGGTACCCAGCCAGGACAGCTTCCCGGAGGGTATTGTCATCCCAAATCGGATTTTTATCGCTGGATTTGACAACAAT GTAAGTGCGGAGGACCTCCAACGCGTCTTCTCCCAGCATGGCACTGTAACGGAGGTGAAATTCAAAGTAGATTTTACAGGACTGTCAAGGGG GTATGGCTTTGTTACATTTCAGCACAAAGACGAAGCTGTGAAGGCCCTTCAAGAT GAGAACGGAATCAACGTGAACGACAGAAAGCTCACCATCGCGCCAGCTGTTCTCAAATACG CGTGTTCTACTAAACTCAAACGACAAAGCCTGATCTGCCCAAGAAACCTCCACAAGAACTACAACAATGTGGCCTACCTCCAACCTCACCCAAATCAG CCTCCCCCAATGATGATGCCTACGCCGTGTGATTCCTGTGGTTACTATCGCCGTTACCCTTACCACTACATG ATCCCATACAATTGCAGTGAAGGAGGGGACTTTTGCCTTTTAACCACCAGAACACAGCCAAGCGGGTTGTGTGCACTTTCTCACAATAAGATATTGCAATATGTGACATAA